Proteins encoded by one window of Aphis gossypii isolate Hap1 chromosome X, ASM2018417v2, whole genome shotgun sequence:
- the LOC126551866 gene encoding lysine-specific demethylase lid-like has translation MSVKREITCEIEIDEPNQKECPEGKFIDPVSLMENGKFIFNVPPEAPVFEPTAEEFKDPLQYISKIRSVAQKHGICKIRPPPNWNPPFSIDVDKFKFTPTIQKLNEQDAITRVKLNFLEKLAKYWHLQGISFKLPVLEQRVVDLYSLYKIVEFEGGFGEVCSKKKWEKVASRMGYVCKKSSSTVLKSHYQKWLHPFSFFHATTKDEIYNKPIAKKRKVLNIKEENSCVSNLTTKKIKLNPDDDNDSDDYTKCKIGHLKSRKSTRSKPAVNYTEKYCCQKCGRDKSEKTILICDECDSSFHMKCLIIPLTTVPKGTWRCDKCVINELNKPSDAFGFEPAQRQYTLQQFGEMADKFKSKYFNMPVHLVPTDKVEQEYWKIVSSIDSTVKAEYGADIHTIDHGSGFPTGLALNGNEDNTFYKSYVEDHWNLNNLPILKDSVFSFINADLSGIKNPWMYVGMCFSTFCWHNEDHWSYSINYSHWGEPKTWYGIPGASAEAFEEVMKETAPELFHSQPDLLHQLVTILNPNILMKANIPVYRTDQNPGEFVVTFPRSYHAGFNQGFNFAESVNFAPADWISIGRECVNYYSSIKRICVFSHDELLFKILKSCDDLTPKAAALVYADFKEMIKFERVHRKALLDWGVTEADFVEFEHKEDDLRQCTICNTTLFVSAVSCLCDKKRLACLRHFKQLCDCPAQMHVFKYRYTIDEFPTLLRKVKAIAETAYDD, from the coding sequence atgagtgTGAAAAGAGAAATAACGTgtgaaattgaaattgatgAACCAAACCAAAAAGAATGTCCTGAAGGAAAATTTATTGATCCTGTCAGTCTTATGGAAAACggaaaattcattttcaacGTTCCTCCGGAAGCTCCAGTTTTTGAACCTACTGCAGAAGAATTTAAAGATCCGTTGcaatatatatctaaaattagAAGTGTAGCACAAAAACATGGCATCTGTAAAATTAGACCTCCACCTAATTGGAATCCTCCATTTTCTATTgatgttgataaatttaaatttacacccacaattcaaaaactaaatgaACAAGATGCAATTACTAGAGTTAAACTCAATTTCTTGGAAAAATTGGCCAAATATTGGCATTTACAAGGCATCAGTTTTAAACTACCAGTATTAGAACAAAGAGTTGTAGATTTATATTctctttataaaattgtagaaTTTGAAGGAGGTTTTGGTGAAGTATGTTCAAAGAAAAAATGGGAAAAAGTGGCTAGTCGTATGGgttatgtttgtaaaaaatcttctagtacagttttaaaaagtcaTTATCAAAAATGGCTTCatccattttcattttttcatgcTACTACTAAAgatgaaatttataacaaacctATTGCAAAAAAGAGGAaagttctaaatattaaagaagaaaattcttgtgtttcaaatttaactactaaaaaaatcaaacttaaCCCCGATGATGATAACGATTCTGATGATTACACTAAGTGTAAAATAGGACATTTAAAGTCAAGAAAGTCTACAAGAAGTAAACCTGCTGtaaattatacagaaaaatattgttgtcaaAAATGTGGAAGAGACAAATctgaaaaaactattttaatttgtgatgAATGTGATTCAAGTTTCCACATGAAATGTTTAATCATACCATTAACTACTGTTCCAAAGGGTACATGGAGATGTGATAAATGTGTAATCAATGAATTAAACAAACCTAGCGATGCTTTTGGATTTGAACCAGCTCAGCGTCAATACACACTTCAACAATTTGGAGAAATGGCagacaaatttaaatctaaatattttaatatgccaGTTCATCTTGTACCTACAGACAAAGTTGAACAGGAGTATTGGAAAATTGTTTCATCTATTGATTCCACAGTAAAAGCAGAATATGGTGCTGACATACATACTATCGATCATGGATCAGGATTCCCTACAGGTCTTGCTCTAAACGGAAACGAAgataatactttttacaaGTCATACGTAGAAGATCattggaatttaaataatttaccaatacTTAAAGActcagtttttagttttattaatgcaGATTTATCTGGTATAAAAAATCCATGGATGTATGTTGGTATgtgtttttcaacattttgttGGCATAACGAAGATCATTGGAGCTACTCGATCAATTATTCACATTGGGGTGAACCTAAAACATGGTATGGAATTCCAGGAGCCTCTGCTGAAGCCTTTGAAGAAGTTATGAAGGAGACAGCACCAGAATTATTTCATTCGCAGCCAGATCTCTTACATCAGTTGGTTACTATTTTGAATCCGAATATATTGATGAAAGCAAATATCCCAGTCTATAGAACTGATCAAAATCCTGGAGAATTTGTTGTTACTTTTCCAAGATCTTATCATGCTGGGTTTAATCAAGGATTTAATTTTGCTGAATCTGTGAACTTTGCTCCTGCTGATTGGATTTCAATAGGTCGTGAATGTGTTAACTATTATTCTTCTATCAAACGAATATGTGTATTTTCCCATGatgaacttttatttaaaatactgaaatCTTGTGATGACTTGACACCAAAAGCAGCTGCATTAGTATATGCTGATTTTAAGGAAATGATCAAGTTTGAACGAGTTCATCGTAAAGCACTTCTTGATTGGGGTGTTACTGAAGCGGATTTTGTTGAATTTGAACATAAAGAAGATGACCTTAGACAATGTACGATTTGTAATACCACTTTGTTTGTATCTGCTGTATCTTGTTTGTGTGATAAAAAAAGACTGGCATGTCTTCGACATTTTAAACAACTCTGTGATTGTCCTGCACAAATGCATGTGttcaaatataggtataccattGATGAATTTCCAACTCTATTGCGAAAGGTTAAAGCTATAGCTGAAACGGCTTAtgatgattga